In Anas acuta chromosome 5, bAnaAcu1.1, whole genome shotgun sequence, a single window of DNA contains:
- the LIN52 gene encoding protein lin-52 homolog isoform X4 produces the protein MAAAADGADLEASLLSFEKLDRASPDLWPEQLPGVAEFAASFKSPITSSPPKWMAELENDDIDMLKELGSLTTANLMEKVRGLQNLAYQLGLDECLPLLSITLAILLNALWFL, from the exons ATGGCGGCTGCCGCGGACG GCGCCGACCTGGAGGCCTCGCTGCTGAGCTTCGAGAAGTTGGACCGGGCTTCCCCGGACCTGTGGCCCGAGCAGC TGCCGGGAGTCGCCGAGTTCGCCGCATCCTTCAAAAGT CCCATTACGAGTTCTCCTCCCAAATGGATGGCTGAGCTGGAAAACGACGATATAGATATGTTAAAGG aGTTGGGGAGCCTCACTACAGCTAACCTGATGGAGAAGGTTCGTGGCCTGCAGAACTTGGCTTACCAGCTGGGGTTGGATGAAT GCTTACCTTTACTTTCTATAACCCTGGCTATTTTGTTGAATGCCCTGTGGTTTCTGTGA
- the LIN52 gene encoding protein lin-52 homolog isoform X6: MAAAADGADLEASLLSFEKLDRASPDLWPEQLPGVAEFAASFKSPITSSPPKWMAELENDDIDMLKELGSLTTANLMEKVRGLQNLAYQLGLDEC; encoded by the exons ATGGCGGCTGCCGCGGACG GCGCCGACCTGGAGGCCTCGCTGCTGAGCTTCGAGAAGTTGGACCGGGCTTCCCCGGACCTGTGGCCCGAGCAGC TGCCGGGAGTCGCCGAGTTCGCCGCATCCTTCAAAAGT CCCATTACGAGTTCTCCTCCCAAATGGATGGCTGAGCTGGAAAACGACGATATAGATATGTTAAAGG aGTTGGGGAGCCTCACTACAGCTAACCTGATGGAGAAGGTTCGTGGCCTGCAGAACTTGGCTTACCAGCTGGGGTTGGATGAAT GTTGA
- the LIN52 gene encoding protein lin-52 homolog isoform X7, whose translation MAAAADGADLEASLLSFEKLDRASPDLWPEQLPGVAEFAASFKSPITSSPPKWMAELENDDIDMLKELGSLTTANLMEKVRGLQNLAYQLGLDE comes from the exons ATGGCGGCTGCCGCGGACG GCGCCGACCTGGAGGCCTCGCTGCTGAGCTTCGAGAAGTTGGACCGGGCTTCCCCGGACCTGTGGCCCGAGCAGC TGCCGGGAGTCGCCGAGTTCGCCGCATCCTTCAAAAGT CCCATTACGAGTTCTCCTCCCAAATGGATGGCTGAGCTGGAAAACGACGATATAGATATGTTAAAGG aGTTGGGGAGCCTCACTACAGCTAACCTGATGGAGAAGGTTCGTGGCCTGCAGAACTTGGCTTACCAGCTGGGGTTGGATGAAT aa
- the ALDH6A1 gene encoding methylmalonate-semialdehyde/malonate-semialdehyde dehydrogenase [acylating], mitochondrial, giving the protein MAAAAAAAARGAWGGRRRLALGLPRRAGAPWGASAASSSSAVPTTKLFIDGKFVESKTTEWIDIHNPATNEVVARVPKATPSEMEAAVASCKKAFWNWSETSVLSRQQIFLRYQQLIKDNLKEISKLITFEQGKTLADAEGDVFRGLQVVEHACSVTSLILGETMPSITKDMDTYTYRLPLGVCAGIAPFNFPAMIPLWMFPMAMVCGNTFLMKPSERVPGALMFLAKLFQDAGAPDGTLNIIHGQHEAVNFICDHPDIRAISFVGSNQAGEYIYERGSRNGKRVQANMGAKNHGVVMPDANKENTLNQLVGAAFGAAGQRCMALSTAILVGEAQKWLPELVERAKNLRVNAGDQPGADLGPLISPQAKERVCHLIEKGVKEGASLLLDGRNIKVKGYENGNFVGPTILANVKPNMTCYKEEIFGPVLVVLEADTLDDAIKMVNNNPYGNGTAIFTTNGATARKYSHLVDVGQVGVNVPIPVPLPMFSFTGSRASFRGDTNFYGKQGVQFYTQLKTIISQWKEEDATVTKPAVVMPTMGN; this is encoded by the exons atggcggcggcggcggcggcggcagcgcgggGGGCTTGGGGTGGGCGGCGGCGCCTGGCGCTGGGG CTGCCGCGGAGAGCCGGGGCGCCATGGGGCGCCTCAGCCGCCTCCTCCTCGTCCGCTGTG CCAACAACCAAACTGTTCATCGATGGCAAGTTTGTTGAATCCAAAACTACAGAATGGATCGATATCCACAACCCA GCCACCAATGAAGTGGTTGCTCGCGTACCAAAAGCTACACCCAGTGAGATGGAGGCGGCTGTGGCTTCTTGCAAAAAGGCTTTTTGGAACTGGTCAGAAACATCTGTCTTGAGTCGCCAGCAAATCTTCCTGCGTTATCAACAGCTCATCAAAGACAATCTG aaagaaatttcaaaacTCATCACCTTCGAGCAAGGGAAGACCCTGGCTGATGCTGAGGGAGATGTGTTCCGAGGCCTCC AGGTGGTGGAACATGCTTGCAGTGTGACATCCCTCATACTGGGAGAGACAATGCCCTCCATCACTAAAGACATGGACACTTACACCTACCGTCTGCCTCTGGGTGTGTGCGCTGGCATTGCGCCGTTCAATTTCCCAGCCATGATTCCTCTGTGGATGTTCCCCATGGCTATGGTTTGTGGGAACACGTTCTTGATGAAACCATCGGAGCGTGTACCAGGAGCACTCATGTTCCTTGCCAAGCTGTTTCAGGATGCCGGTGCCCCAGACGGGACCCTGAATATCATTCATGGACAGCATGAAG ctGTGAATTTCATTTGTGACCATCCGGATATCAGAGCAATCAGCTTTGTGGGATCTAATCAGGCTGGCGAGTACATCTATGAGAGAGGATCCCGGAATGGCAAAAGAGTCCAGGCTAACATG GGGGCAAAGAATCATGGTGTGGTGATGCCTGATGCCAATAAAGAGAACACCTTGAACCAGCTGGTTGGAGCtgcttttggagcagctggCCAACGCTGCATGGCCCTGTCTACAGCAATTCTAGTGGGAGAAGCACAGAAATGGCTGCCAGAGCTGGTGGAAAGAGCCAAAAATCTACGTGTAAATGCAG GAGACCAGCCTGGAGCAGATCTAGGGCCTCTAATCAGTCCCCAGGCTAAGGAACGTGTTTGCCATCTGATTGAGAAAGGAGTAAAAGAAGGTGCAAGCCTTCTTCTGGATGGACGTAATATCAAAGTGAAGGGCTATGAAAATGGCAATTTTGTTGGACCAACAATCCTTGCCAATGTCAAG CCAAACATGACTTGCTACAAGGAGGAAATCTTTGGGCCTGTCTTGGTGGTTCTGGAAGCAGACACTTTGGATGATGCAATTAAGATGGTGAACAATAACCCCTATGGAAACGGAACTGCAATCTTCACCACCAATGGAGCCACAGCTCGGAAATATTCTCACTTAGTAGATGTGGGGCAG GTGGGAGTCAATGTTCCAATCCCAGTACCTCTGCCCATGTTCTCTTTCACCGGTTCTCGTGCTTCTTTCAGAGGAGACACTAATTTCTATGGCAAACAG gGAGTGCAGTTCTACACACAGCTGAAAACAATCATTTCTCAATGGAAAGAGGAAGATGCCACCGTTACCAAGCCTGCTGTGGTTATGCCAACTATGGGGAACTAA